From the Terriglobia bacterium genome, the window GACCGCTCTCCAAGTACGGATCCGTCGTGCACACCATCCTGGGCGACTGGCAGCTCAACGCCATCGCCTCGTACGAGTCGGGAAGACCGTTTACGGTCTCCAGCTCGGTCGTGGATTACAACACCGATGGCGGAGGAGCGGCGCAGGCCCCTCCTCAGGGATCTGCCTACGATCGCCCGGACACCCCGGCCTTTGGCAATAGCGTGGGATGCCGTTCGCCGCACGATTACGTGAATGGTCTCTTTACCCCTGCCGATTTTCCAACGCCGCCGGTGAGTATCAACGGGAACGGTTCGAACGGGACCCTGGGACGCAACACATTCTGCGGTCCCAACTTCAAATCCTTGGATCTCTCCCTGGTGCGGAATTTCAATGTCCCCTTCATGGGCGAGCGGGGCAAGATTCAATTCAAGGCGGAAGCGTTCAATGCCTTCAATCGCGTAAACCTGTTTCTGCCGGATGCTGATTTGGGCGTCGCCCTGTTGCAGGCGACCCAAACCACGTTTGGCAAGTCCACGCAGGCGTACACGCCGCGCGAACTGCAGTTCGGATTGAAGCTCACCTGGTAACGCGCGAAGCGCTATTTGCTGCGCATGCGGCACTTTGCAGAGCAGGGAGAATCTCATGAGTTCCACCGCCAAGATGGCTAAGTTTCAGATTCCTTCCGGGAAGATGCAGCGGAGTGATCCGGAACGATTCGGAATCTTCAAAGCCGGAGTAACCTCATGAACCGGAAGCAAGGGATTGGTTTGCTCACGCTTCTCTGGAGTCTGCTCGCCTGTGCCGTTGCGGTGCAGGCCGAGGGCTTACCTATTAAGAGCCAGTTGGTTCGTGATACGTGCGGCGCGTGTCACCAGGTTGATTCCGAGCAGCGCATGAGCCGCATCTCCTACGTCCGGAAAACACCGGAAGGATGGGAGGAGACGATCAGGCGCATGGTGCGGCTTCACAAGCTGCAGATCTCGCCGGCAGACGCCCGTCAGGTTGTCCAGTATCTTGCGGACAATCAAGGCCTGACTGCTTCCGAACTGGACAAGATCTCCTACGCGTTGGAGTTCCGTGAGCAGACCGAGCAAATTCCGAACGATGCCGTGAAAGCCGCCTGCGCCACGTGCCATAGCTACGCCAAAATAGCGGCGCAGCGGCGCAGCAGGGAGGAATGGTTCAAGCTGAAGGACTTCCTCCTGGCCATGTTTCCCACCATTGTTTACCAGCACCGGCAAATCGACTGGACGCACACGGCCGACGAAGCCCTGGCCTGGCTGGCCGATCAGTACCCTCTGGAGACCCCGGAATGGCGGCGCGAAAAGGGACAGCCTCCTCCCGGCGCGGGCCGCTGGCTGGTAATCGGCCACCAGCCGGGTCAAGGTGACTACGCCGGTATCATCCGTGTTACGGATACCCCCGATGGAGGCCGGCAGACGCAGACCTCCGTGGAGTTTGCCGACGGCACCAGGATGAGCAGCTCCGGCAAGGGGCGGTGGTTTGGCGGCTATTCTTGGCGAGGCAGCTCCGAATGGCAGGACGGGCGCAAGGCGCGCGAGGTGATGCATCTCTCCGCGGATGGGAAGGTCCTGCGCGGCCGGTGGTTTATCCTGCAACACACGGAATTGGGCGCGGAGGAGGTTCGCTACCGGATCGAGGAGGGCCAAGCGCGCCTTGCGGCAGTTTTCCCCCAGGCGGTGAAGCGGGGAGCCACTGTGGCGCTCATGATCTACGGCGCAAACCTGCCGGATGTCATGAAACCCGGCGCTCTGAACTTGGGCGATGGCATCACAATCGAGAAAATCAGCGAAGCGTCAGCGGAGAAGATCATCGTTCAGGCGAAAGTCTCGCCCGATGCCAAGATCGGTTTACGGGACGTGCGCGCCGGCGCGGTTACCGGCGCGGGATTGCTGGCCGTCTATGACGCCGTGGATTACCTCCGCGTTTCCCCGCAGAGCATTTTGGCCCGAGTGGGCGGTGAGCGTTATCCAAAGAAGTTCGCGCAGTTCGAAGCGCATGCGTTCAGCAATGGGGCCGATGGTGTGGCCGGATCGGCCGACGATCTGGACCTGGGCCCGGTGAAGGCTTCTTGGAAACTGGGGGAAGCCTTTACTTCCTACGATGACAACGATCTGCTTTTTGTCGGCAGCATCGACCAGAACGGCCTGTTCACCCCCGCGGTCGAAGGGCCGAACCCGGCGCGCCGGCGCAGTACGAACAATGCCGGCGATGTCTGGGCGGAGGCCAGCTATACACCGGTGGGCGCTAGTCAGGAATTGAAGGCCCGGGCATTCCTGCTGGTCAGCGTTCCTGTCTACCGGATGAACCTCATACCCTGACGCGAGGCGCAATTGATGAGTTTGAGAGCGCACATTCCCCAGGGATTTTTTCCGCTCTCGGGGCTCGTCCCCCGGATGCCGCCGGCGGAGCCTGTCCTCCCTGCCGAAAAGATCCCCGGCTTGTCCCAATTGGAAGAACCTTCGCAACCCGGCGTGCAGCTGGGTGAAGTTCGGGAGTTCCGCGCAGGAGGGAAGCCGTACGTGTTTGTTGCGTCGGTTACGGCGATCTTCGGCCTGGATGAGCTGGGTGCGGAACTGTTGCAATTCCTGCGGCCGCAGAGCGGGACACTGGCGGCGACCGCGGCAATTCAGGTGCCCGCGTCCCGGCACGTTTCTCTCCGGGAAATCTTTTCCACATTCCGGGCGCGCTACACACGGCAGCAGATCGTGGAAACGTTGAAGGAACTCCGCGGGATCGGGGCCTTGCGCTTTCTGGGCTTTCGGGATCAGGGACTGCAAGAGCCGCCCCCGCAGCTTCCGCCGCTTCCTTTCCCGCAGCGCACCCTGGTCCTCAGCGTGGCCAATGATTGCAATCTCGGCTGCAGTTACTGCTTCGCCGCGCAGGGCGACTACGGCGGACCGCGGCGCATGATGAGTCAGGAGACTGCGCGGAGCAGCGTGGACTTTTTGCTCGCCAATTCCGGCGAGCACAAGACCGTGACGCTGGTTTTCTTCGGTGGAGAACCGCTGATGAATCTGGCGGAGATCAAGCGGCTGGTGGCTTACGCGAACGAGGCCGGACGCAAGGCTGGCAAGCAGGTGGAATTCACGATGACCACCAACGCCACGTATCTCACCCCCGAGGTCATCGGCTTTCTAAGCGACAATGCCATCGGCGTCAGCGTAAGCATTGATGGACCGAAAAAATACCATGACCTGCGGCGGACCTATAAGGATGGGCACGGGTCCTACGACTTTATCCACCCGCGCATTCTGAACCTGCTGCGCAACCACAAGACCCGCCAGGTTGCGGCGCGTGCGACCCTCACCCATGGGGTTACCGCAGTGCGGGAATGTTTCTGGCACCTCATGGAGATGGGGTTCCACGAAGCGGGCTTCGCTCCAGTCACCTCTGCCGCGCAGCAGGACTATGCCCTGACACCGGAGGAATTGTGGGACGTGCTGGACGAATTCCGGCACCTCGCCGGAATTTACGTGCAACGCGCGCTCCGTAACGAGTACCTGGGCTTTTCCAACCTTACCAATCTCCTTTCGGAACTGCACGCGGGCTATGTAAAGGCCTATCCCTGCGGTGCGGGTCTCGGACTGCTGGGTGTGGGCGCCAGCGGAGACCTGCATCTGTGCCACCGCTTTCTCGAGTCGAGTGAGCACCGCATGGGCAATGTGCGCGAGGGCCTGGACCTCGAGAAACAGTCCGAATTCTTGCGTCGCGCCCATTTGAGCAACAAGACCGGCTGTCAGACCTGCTGGGTGCGGCATATCTGTTCCGGTGGCTGCCACCACGAGGCGTACACCCGCCACGGGCGGATGTATGAGGCCAATTCGCATTACTGTGAATGGATTCGCACCTGGATCAACCTGGGGCTGGAGTGCTACGTGGAAATCATGGACAAGAATCCCGGGTTCATCGAGCGGTATATCGAGAAGCGAGGAGCAGGAAGATCATGAAACACGTGAAGGCGCTCAATAAGAAGGCAAGAATGTTCGAAGAGAAGCAGCAGGAACGCGCGGCGGCGGCCGAAGAGGGCGACGTGCGCGCCATGCAGAACCAGACGCTGGGCTGCTCCCTGGTCTTCGATCCCGGGTGGGAAACCGATTCCACCGGCGGTGTGACCGGCCTGTGCCAGCCGGTGGAGTCCGATCTGTACGGTTGTTATGACGACTGCTGGTGGCCGGCTCAGCTGCCCGACCAGCTCACCAACTACCTGGAGTGGGCGGACAAGTGTGCGGCGGCAGAACGGGATTGGCGCCAGCTGGATCTGATTTATCCATAGTCGAAGTGAGGGAGGTTTTCGTGATTCCCATGATGCCTGCCACTGCTCCTTCTCCATGGCGCGGCGCAGTGTTGCTCGTTCTTATTTTTCTCGTCTTGTTCGCTCCTTTTGCAAGCGCCCAGAGCTCTTCTCCTGAGTTGTATGTGATCGGCATCCATCCTCGCGGAATCGCCATTCTGGATGGCAGCCGGGATGAAATCCTGGCCGAGATTCCCACGCAGGGTCGTACCGTCAAGGATATCGAGCCCTCCCCCGACGGCAAGCGTGTGTATGTGACCTCCGAAGCGCGCACGCAGATCGAGGTCGTGAATTTGCAGGAACGCAAGGTGGAAAAGGTCTTCAAGATAACGCCCCCGGGGCAGCGCTTGATCATTTTCGGGATGGTCCTCAGCCACAAGGGCGACCGGCTGTACGTTCATGTGAAACCCGTGCAGCTGCTGGCCGACGAATTTAAGGTGCTTCCCCCGGAAATATGGACGGTGGACGTGAACACCGGGGAGACCCGCAAGGTCCTCGAAGTGCCGCATGGAATCTGCATGCTGACTCTGACCCCTGACGATCGCCGTCTGGTCGCCTGGGGGCGCGACCTCTACTACATTGACCTTGCCCAGAAGCGCATCGTAGATACCTTTCCCTTGATGACCGTCCGCCAAGCGGGTCACAGCGAATACAACACCCTGCCAGTCTGGCCGCTGTATGAGCGCAGCGGGATCGCCAGCGTGCCGTACTACACGGTCGATCCCGTCACGAAGAAAGAACTGTTCGGGCTGGCGCAACTGGATGTGGATACCGGAAAGATGCAGTTGGTGGAATTGGGGGCGCCGGTCCCGCTCTATTCGTCGGTCGTATCTCCCGACCGCAAGCGCGCCTATGCCGTGATGAACGTGCTTGTCGTCGTGGATCTCCAGCAAAAACGGGTGCTGCAGATTTTGGACGTGAATCGCACGCACTATGTTCTCAATATCAGCAAGGACGGCAAGAAGCTCTACGCGGCCGGGGCGGGGCGCAGCATCGAAGTCTTCGACACGGCCACGATGAAACGGATCAAAACTGTGGAGCTTTCCGGCGATCCCGGCGTATCCTCGTTCCGCGCCCTGCCTGCGAACGCTATGCAGTAAGGCGTCGCCAATCGCCAGCAGGAGGGGCCAAACGGAGTGCAAGGCATTCCCAATCCAGGCAGTCAGAATCCCGGCTTGCCGCCGCTGCCGCAGTTTCGCCGTCTCTTGCCTTTCGTGCGTCCGTATGTCCGGAAACTCTCCCTCGTCTTTCTCCTGACGGTTTTTTCCTCGCTGATTGGGCTGGTCTATCCGCTGGGAGCAAGGTTCCTCATCGACAATGTGCTGGGCGCGCGAAACCTGCGCCTGCTTGTCGGAGTCACGTTTGTGCTGGCGGGGATAGTGCTCCTGGGCTTTCTTCTCAGTGCTCTGACCCGTTATCTGTACACCCTCGTTTCCGCGCGCATCCTGATGGACATGCGGCTGTCTCTTTTCCGGCACCTGCAGAACCTCTCCCCGCGCTTTTTTGCCAAAACGAAAACGGGCGAAATTCTGTCGCGCTTGAGCAGCGACGTGTCGGAGATCCAGTCGCTCGCCACCGATGGGGTGTTCAGCTTGGCTCTCAGCTTGCTCACTCTGGTGGGCACGGTCGGCATACAACTTTACCTGAACTGGAAGTTGTTCCTCCTGTGCACCTTCTTCCTGCCCCTGAGCGGACAGCTCCTGGTTCGCTTCCGCCAGCGGATCGCCGGGCAGGCCCGGACTGTCCGCGAGCGCAACGCCGAAGTTAGCAGCACCCTGGTCGAATCCTTGCAGGGGATGAAGTGGATCCGGACGGTGGGGGCGGAAGGCGCCGAGGCGGATAAACTCAAGCAGAAGAACGAGGACTACGTTGCGGCCCTTCTGGGTTACCAGGTTGTTTCCGCCTATGCCAATGCCCTCCCTATG encodes:
- the peaA gene encoding quinohemoprotein amine dehydrogenase subunit alpha; its protein translation is MNRKQGIGLLTLLWSLLACAVAVQAEGLPIKSQLVRDTCGACHQVDSEQRMSRISYVRKTPEGWEETIRRMVRLHKLQISPADARQVVQYLADNQGLTASELDKISYALEFREQTEQIPNDAVKAACATCHSYAKIAAQRRSREEWFKLKDFLLAMFPTIVYQHRQIDWTHTADEALAWLADQYPLETPEWRREKGQPPPGAGRWLVIGHQPGQGDYAGIIRVTDTPDGGRQTQTSVEFADGTRMSSSGKGRWFGGYSWRGSSEWQDGRKAREVMHLSADGKVLRGRWFILQHTELGAEEVRYRIEEGQARLAAVFPQAVKRGATVALMIYGANLPDVMKPGALNLGDGITIEKISEASAEKIIVQAKVSPDAKIGLRDVRAGAVTGAGLLAVYDAVDYLRVSPQSILARVGGERYPKKFAQFEAHAFSNGADGVAGSADDLDLGPVKASWKLGEAFTSYDDNDLLFVGSIDQNGLFTPAVEGPNPARRRSTNNAGDVWAEASYTPVGASQELKARAFLLVSVPVYRMNLIP
- the peaB gene encoding quinohemoprotein amine dehydrogenase maturation protein, giving the protein MFVASVTAIFGLDELGAELLQFLRPQSGTLAATAAIQVPASRHVSLREIFSTFRARYTRQQIVETLKELRGIGALRFLGFRDQGLQEPPPQLPPLPFPQRTLVLSVANDCNLGCSYCFAAQGDYGGPRRMMSQETARSSVDFLLANSGEHKTVTLVFFGGEPLMNLAEIKRLVAYANEAGRKAGKQVEFTMTTNATYLTPEVIGFLSDNAIGVSVSIDGPKKYHDLRRTYKDGHGSYDFIHPRILNLLRNHKTRQVAARATLTHGVTAVRECFWHLMEMGFHEAGFAPVTSAAQQDYALTPEELWDVLDEFRHLAGIYVQRALRNEYLGFSNLTNLLSELHAGYVKAYPCGAGLGLLGVGASGDLHLCHRFLESSEHRMGNVREGLDLEKQSEFLRRAHLSNKTGCQTCWVRHICSGGCHHEAYTRHGRMYEANSHYCEWIRTWINLGLECYVEIMDKNPGFIERYIEKRGAGRS
- the qhpC gene encoding quinohemoprotein amine dehydrogenase subunit gamma, giving the protein MKHVKALNKKARMFEEKQQERAAAAEEGDVRAMQNQTLGCSLVFDPGWETDSTGGVTGLCQPVESDLYGCYDDCWWPAQLPDQLTNYLEWADKCAAAERDWRQLDLIYP